One Brassica napus cultivar Da-Ae chromosome C4, Da-Ae, whole genome shotgun sequence genomic region harbors:
- the LOC106404435 gene encoding puromycin-sensitive aminopeptidase-like isoform X1 yields the protein MARLIIPCRSSSSLASRFNLLGLLPRAPPAPVRSGSLSLRNSAKRLTQYTPFLITSQVTCLSKNRFLSHSVDQSSRRLICSVATETVPDKLEDSNMDAPKEIFLKDYTKPDYYFETVDLSFSLGEEKTIVSSTIKVTPRVKGSSAPLVLDGHDLKLLSVKVEGQLLKEGDYQLDSRHLTLPSLPAEESFVLEIDTEIYPQKNTSLDGLYKSSGNFCTQCEAEGFRKITFYQDRPDIMAKYTCRVEADKSLYPVLLSNGNLISQGDIEGGRHFALWEDPFKKPCYLFALVAGQLASRDDTFTTRSGREVSLKIWTPAEDLPKTAHAMYSLKAAMKWDEDVFGLEYDLDLFNIVAVPDFNMYELIVDFIGIKELMLLCLLLFLLARIINLIDFWSIFRGAMENKSLNIFNSKLVLASPETATDADYAAILGVIGHEYFHNWTGNRVTCRDWFQLSLKEGLTVFRDQEFSSDMGSRTVKRIADVSKLRIYQFPQDAGPMAHPVRPHSYIKMDNFYTVTVYEKGAEVVRMYKTLLGSEGFRKGIDLYFQRHDEQAVTCEDFFAAMRDANNADFANFLQWYSQAGTPVVKVASSYNAEARTFSLKFSQEIPPTPGQPTKEPTFIPVVVGLLDSSGKDITLSSVYRDGTLQTISSSSTILRVTKKEEEFVFSDISEKPVPSLFRGFSAPVRVETDLSDDDLFFLLAHDSDEFNRWEAGQVLARKLMVNLVSDFQQNKPLVLNPKFIQGLGSVLSDTSLDKEFIAKAITLPGEGEIMDMMAVADPDAVHAVRKFVRKQLASELKAELLKIVENNRSSEAYVFDHPNMARRALKNTALAYLASQDPAYVELALGEYKSATNLTDQIAALAALAQKPGKTRDEVLADFYNKWQGDYLVVNKWFLLQASSDIPGNVENVKKLLDHPAFDLRNPNKVYSLIGGFCGSPVNFHAKDGSGYKFLGDIVVQLDKINPQVASRMVSAFSRWKRYDETRQALAKAQLEMIMSANGLSENVFEIASKSLAA from the exons GCTCCAGTTAGAAGCGGTTCTCTTTCGTTACGTAACTCAGCAAAGAGACTTACTCAATACACACCCTTTCTCATTACTTCCCAG GTTACGTGTTTGAGCAAGAATCGGTTTCTATCACACTCTGTTGAT CAAAGCAGCAGGAGGCTGATTTGTTCTGTTGCCACCGAAACAGTTCCGGATAAACTTGAAGATTCCAATATGGATGCACCTAAGGAAATATTTCTCAAGGACTACACCAAGCCTGACTACTATTTTGAAACT gtGGACCTAAGCTTCTCTCTTGGTGAAGAGAAAACAATTGTCAGCTCCACAATCAAGGTTACCCCTCGAGTTAAAG GATCTTCTGCTCCCTTGGTCTTGGATGGGCATGACTTGAAGCTACTTTCTGTCAAGGTGGAAGGGCAGCTTCTAAAG GAAGGGGATTACCAGTTGGACTCTCGTCATCTCACTCTGCCTTCACTGCCGGCCGAGGAGTCCTTTGTTCTGGAAATTGATACTGAGATATACCCTCAGAAGAATACTTCCCTTGAT GGGCTCTACAAGTCATCTGGGAACTTTTGCACACAATGTGAAGCAGAGGGTTTCCGGAAAATCACCTTTTACCAG GACCGTCCTGATATTATGGCGAAGTACACATGCCGTGTTGAAGCTGACAAGTCACTTTATCCTGTACTGTTGTCCAATggaaacctcatttctcaaggAGACATAGAG GGAGGTCGGCACTTTGCCTTATGGGAGGATCCATTCAAGAAGCCATGCTATCTATTTGCTCTGGTGGCTGGACAGCTAGCGAGCAGAGATGATACATTCACCACGCGCTCCGGTAGGGAGGTATCTCTGAAAATCTGGACTCCTGCAGAAGATCTACCAAAGACTGCTCATGCCATGTATTCTCTGAAGGCGGCCATGAAGTGGGATGAGGAT GTGTTCGGCCTTGAGTATGACTTGGATCTCTTCAACATTGTCGCCGTTCCAGATTTTAACATGTATGAACTCATAGTGGATTTTATCGGAATTAAAGAGCTCATGCTTCTCTGTCTTTTACTTTTCTTATTGGCGAGAATAATCAATCTAATTGATTTCTGGTCGATTTTCAGGGGAGCCATGGAAAACAAAAGTTTAAAT ATTTTTAATTCGAAGCTTGTCCTGGCATCTCCGGAAACTGCAACAGATGCAGATTATGCTGCAATTTTGGGAGTTATTGGTCATGAA TACTTCCACAATTGGACAGGCAACAG GGTGACATGCCGTGACTGGTTCCAACTCAGTCTAAAGGAAGGTCTTACTGTCTTCCGTGACCAG GAGTTTTCATCTGACATGGGAAGCCGTACTGTAAAGCGCATTGCTGATGTTTCAAAGCTCAGGATCTATCAATTCCCGCAG GATGCTGGTCCGATGGCACATCCTGTTCGCCCACATTCATACATCAAG ATGGACAACTTTTACACAG TGACG GTTTATGAAAAG GGTGCTGAGGTTGTGAGGATGTACAAAACTCTACTAGGAAGTGAGGGTTTCCGAAAG GGCATTGATCTCTATTTTCAAAGACATGATGAGCAAGCTGTGACCTGTGAAGACTTCTTTGCTGCAATGCGTGATGCAAACAATGCAGATTTTGCTAATTTCTTGCAATG GTACTCTCAAGCTGGAACGCCAGTCGTCAAAGTGGCATCCTCTTACAATGCTGAAGCCCGTAccttctctttgaaattcaG TCAGGAGATACCCCCAACTCCAGGCCAGCCAACAAAAGAACCAACATTTATTCCAGTGGTTGTTGGTCTTCTGGACTCAAGTGGAAAAGACATTACACTCTCCTCTGTTTATCGTGATGGTACACTTCAGACCATTTCAAGCAGCAGCACTATACTTCGAGTGACTAAG aaagaagaagagttcGTGTTCTCTGATATATCCGAAAAACCTGTTCCGTCTCTATTTAGAGGATTCAGTGCCCCAGTTCGTGTTGAGACTGATCTCTCTGATGatgatctcttcttcctcctagCCCATGATTCAGATGAATTCAACCG GTGGGAGGCAGGTCAAGTTCTTGCAAGGAAGCTCATGGTGAACTTAGTTTCTGATTTCCAACAAAACAAACCATTGGTTCTAAACCCAAAATTCATTCAAGGTCTCGGTAGCGTGCTTTCTGACACAAGCTTGGACAAG GAATTTATCGCCAAGGCAATAACATTGCCTGGGGAGGGAGAGATTATGGATATGATGGCTGTGGCTGATCCTGATGCTGTCCATGCTGTTAGAAAGTTTGTTAGAAAGCAGCTTGCATCTGAACTTAAAGCTGAGCTTCTAAAGATT gtTGAGAACAATAGGAGCTCAGAAGCTTATGTCTTTGACCACCCAAACATGGCGAGGCGTGCTTTGAAGAACACAGCTCTAG CTTATCTTGCATCCCAGGATCCAGCATATGTGGAACTTGCATTGGGTGAATACAAGTCGGCGACCAATTTGACAGACCAAATTGCTGCATTGGCAGCTCTGGCACAAAAGCCGGGTAAAACCCGTGACGAGGTCCTTGCTGACTTCTATAACAAGTGGCAGGGCGATTACTTG GTTGTTAATAAGTGGTTCCTCCTTCAAGCATCATCCGACATTCCCGGGAATGTGGAGAATGTCAAGAAGCTTTTGGATCACCCAGCTTTTGATCTGCGCAATCCAAACAAG GTGTACTCGCTTATTGGAGGGTTCTGCGGATCTCCAGTGAATTTCCATGCAAAAGATGGATCAGGTTACAAGTTCTTGGGTGACATTGTTGTCCAGTTAGACAAAATCAATCCTCAG GTTGCTTCTCGTATGGTATCTGCGTTTTCAAGGTGGAAGCGCTATGATGAAACCCGACAAGCTCTGGCCAAG GCACAGTTGGAGATGATAATGTCAGCTAATGGATTATCCGAAAATGTCTTTGAGATTGCATCCAAGAGTTTGGCTGCTTGA
- the LOC106404435 gene encoding puromycin-sensitive aminopeptidase-like isoform X3: MDAPKEIFLKDYTKPDYYFETVDLSFSLGEEKTIVSSTIKVTPRVKGSSAPLVLDGHDLKLLSVKVEGQLLKEGDYQLDSRHLTLPSLPAEESFVLEIDTEIYPQKNTSLDGLYKSSGNFCTQCEAEGFRKITFYQDRPDIMAKYTCRVEADKSLYPVLLSNGNLISQGDIEGGRHFALWEDPFKKPCYLFALVAGQLASRDDTFTTRSGREVSLKIWTPAEDLPKTAHAMYSLKAAMKWDEDVFGLEYDLDLFNIVAVPDFNMYELIVDFIGIKELMLLCLLLFLLARIINLIDFWSIFRGAMENKSLNIFNSKLVLASPETATDADYAAILGVIGHEYFHNWTGNRVTCRDWFQLSLKEGLTVFRDQEFSSDMGSRTVKRIADVSKLRIYQFPQDAGPMAHPVRPHSYIKMDNFYTVTVYEKGAEVVRMYKTLLGSEGFRKGIDLYFQRHDEQAVTCEDFFAAMRDANNADFANFLQWYSQAGTPVVKVASSYNAEARTFSLKFSQEIPPTPGQPTKEPTFIPVVVGLLDSSGKDITLSSVYRDGTLQTISSSSTILRVTKKEEEFVFSDISEKPVPSLFRGFSAPVRVETDLSDDDLFFLLAHDSDEFNRWEAGQVLARKLMVNLVSDFQQNKPLVLNPKFIQGLGSVLSDTSLDKEFIAKAITLPGEGEIMDMMAVADPDAVHAVRKFVRKQLASELKAELLKIVENNRSSEAYVFDHPNMARRALKNTALAYLASQDPAYVELALGEYKSATNLTDQIAALAALAQKPGKTRDEVLADFYNKWQGDYLVVNKWFLLQASSDIPGNVENVKKLLDHPAFDLRNPNKVYSLIGGFCGSPVNFHAKDGSGYKFLGDIVVQLDKINPQVASRMVSAFSRWKRYDETRQALAKAQLEMIMSANGLSENVFEIASKSLAA; encoded by the exons ATGGATGCACCTAAGGAAATATTTCTCAAGGACTACACCAAGCCTGACTACTATTTTGAAACT gtGGACCTAAGCTTCTCTCTTGGTGAAGAGAAAACAATTGTCAGCTCCACAATCAAGGTTACCCCTCGAGTTAAAG GATCTTCTGCTCCCTTGGTCTTGGATGGGCATGACTTGAAGCTACTTTCTGTCAAGGTGGAAGGGCAGCTTCTAAAG GAAGGGGATTACCAGTTGGACTCTCGTCATCTCACTCTGCCTTCACTGCCGGCCGAGGAGTCCTTTGTTCTGGAAATTGATACTGAGATATACCCTCAGAAGAATACTTCCCTTGAT GGGCTCTACAAGTCATCTGGGAACTTTTGCACACAATGTGAAGCAGAGGGTTTCCGGAAAATCACCTTTTACCAG GACCGTCCTGATATTATGGCGAAGTACACATGCCGTGTTGAAGCTGACAAGTCACTTTATCCTGTACTGTTGTCCAATggaaacctcatttctcaaggAGACATAGAG GGAGGTCGGCACTTTGCCTTATGGGAGGATCCATTCAAGAAGCCATGCTATCTATTTGCTCTGGTGGCTGGACAGCTAGCGAGCAGAGATGATACATTCACCACGCGCTCCGGTAGGGAGGTATCTCTGAAAATCTGGACTCCTGCAGAAGATCTACCAAAGACTGCTCATGCCATGTATTCTCTGAAGGCGGCCATGAAGTGGGATGAGGAT GTGTTCGGCCTTGAGTATGACTTGGATCTCTTCAACATTGTCGCCGTTCCAGATTTTAACATGTATGAACTCATAGTGGATTTTATCGGAATTAAAGAGCTCATGCTTCTCTGTCTTTTACTTTTCTTATTGGCGAGAATAATCAATCTAATTGATTTCTGGTCGATTTTCAGGGGAGCCATGGAAAACAAAAGTTTAAAT ATTTTTAATTCGAAGCTTGTCCTGGCATCTCCGGAAACTGCAACAGATGCAGATTATGCTGCAATTTTGGGAGTTATTGGTCATGAA TACTTCCACAATTGGACAGGCAACAG GGTGACATGCCGTGACTGGTTCCAACTCAGTCTAAAGGAAGGTCTTACTGTCTTCCGTGACCAG GAGTTTTCATCTGACATGGGAAGCCGTACTGTAAAGCGCATTGCTGATGTTTCAAAGCTCAGGATCTATCAATTCCCGCAG GATGCTGGTCCGATGGCACATCCTGTTCGCCCACATTCATACATCAAG ATGGACAACTTTTACACAG TGACG GTTTATGAAAAG GGTGCTGAGGTTGTGAGGATGTACAAAACTCTACTAGGAAGTGAGGGTTTCCGAAAG GGCATTGATCTCTATTTTCAAAGACATGATGAGCAAGCTGTGACCTGTGAAGACTTCTTTGCTGCAATGCGTGATGCAAACAATGCAGATTTTGCTAATTTCTTGCAATG GTACTCTCAAGCTGGAACGCCAGTCGTCAAAGTGGCATCCTCTTACAATGCTGAAGCCCGTAccttctctttgaaattcaG TCAGGAGATACCCCCAACTCCAGGCCAGCCAACAAAAGAACCAACATTTATTCCAGTGGTTGTTGGTCTTCTGGACTCAAGTGGAAAAGACATTACACTCTCCTCTGTTTATCGTGATGGTACACTTCAGACCATTTCAAGCAGCAGCACTATACTTCGAGTGACTAAG aaagaagaagagttcGTGTTCTCTGATATATCCGAAAAACCTGTTCCGTCTCTATTTAGAGGATTCAGTGCCCCAGTTCGTGTTGAGACTGATCTCTCTGATGatgatctcttcttcctcctagCCCATGATTCAGATGAATTCAACCG GTGGGAGGCAGGTCAAGTTCTTGCAAGGAAGCTCATGGTGAACTTAGTTTCTGATTTCCAACAAAACAAACCATTGGTTCTAAACCCAAAATTCATTCAAGGTCTCGGTAGCGTGCTTTCTGACACAAGCTTGGACAAG GAATTTATCGCCAAGGCAATAACATTGCCTGGGGAGGGAGAGATTATGGATATGATGGCTGTGGCTGATCCTGATGCTGTCCATGCTGTTAGAAAGTTTGTTAGAAAGCAGCTTGCATCTGAACTTAAAGCTGAGCTTCTAAAGATT gtTGAGAACAATAGGAGCTCAGAAGCTTATGTCTTTGACCACCCAAACATGGCGAGGCGTGCTTTGAAGAACACAGCTCTAG CTTATCTTGCATCCCAGGATCCAGCATATGTGGAACTTGCATTGGGTGAATACAAGTCGGCGACCAATTTGACAGACCAAATTGCTGCATTGGCAGCTCTGGCACAAAAGCCGGGTAAAACCCGTGACGAGGTCCTTGCTGACTTCTATAACAAGTGGCAGGGCGATTACTTG GTTGTTAATAAGTGGTTCCTCCTTCAAGCATCATCCGACATTCCCGGGAATGTGGAGAATGTCAAGAAGCTTTTGGATCACCCAGCTTTTGATCTGCGCAATCCAAACAAG GTGTACTCGCTTATTGGAGGGTTCTGCGGATCTCCAGTGAATTTCCATGCAAAAGATGGATCAGGTTACAAGTTCTTGGGTGACATTGTTGTCCAGTTAGACAAAATCAATCCTCAG GTTGCTTCTCGTATGGTATCTGCGTTTTCAAGGTGGAAGCGCTATGATGAAACCCGACAAGCTCTGGCCAAG GCACAGTTGGAGATGATAATGTCAGCTAATGGATTATCCGAAAATGTCTTTGAGATTGCATCCAAGAGTTTGGCTGCTTGA
- the LOC106404435 gene encoding puromycin-sensitive aminopeptidase-like isoform X2, producing the protein MARLIIPCRSSSSLASRFNLLGLLPRAPPAPVRSGSLSLRNSAKRLTQYTPFLITSQVTCLSKNRFLSHSVDQSSRRLICSVATETVPDKLEDSNMDAPKEIFLKDYTKPDYYFETVDLSFSLGEEKTIVSSTIKVTPRVKGSSAPLVLDGHDLKLLSVKVEGQLLKEGDYQLDSRHLTLPSLPAEESFVLEIDTEIYPQKNTSLDGLYKSSGNFCTQCEAEGFRKITFYQDRPDIMAKYTCRVEADKSLYPVLLSNGNLISQGDIEGGRHFALWEDPFKKPCYLFALVAGQLASRDDTFTTRSGREVSLKIWTPAEDLPKTAHAMYSLKAAMKWDEDVFGLEYDLDLFNIVAVPDFNMGAMENKSLNIFNSKLVLASPETATDADYAAILGVIGHEYFHNWTGNRVTCRDWFQLSLKEGLTVFRDQEFSSDMGSRTVKRIADVSKLRIYQFPQDAGPMAHPVRPHSYIKMDNFYTVTVYEKGAEVVRMYKTLLGSEGFRKGIDLYFQRHDEQAVTCEDFFAAMRDANNADFANFLQWYSQAGTPVVKVASSYNAEARTFSLKFSQEIPPTPGQPTKEPTFIPVVVGLLDSSGKDITLSSVYRDGTLQTISSSSTILRVTKKEEEFVFSDISEKPVPSLFRGFSAPVRVETDLSDDDLFFLLAHDSDEFNRWEAGQVLARKLMVNLVSDFQQNKPLVLNPKFIQGLGSVLSDTSLDKEFIAKAITLPGEGEIMDMMAVADPDAVHAVRKFVRKQLASELKAELLKIVENNRSSEAYVFDHPNMARRALKNTALAYLASQDPAYVELALGEYKSATNLTDQIAALAALAQKPGKTRDEVLADFYNKWQGDYLVVNKWFLLQASSDIPGNVENVKKLLDHPAFDLRNPNKVYSLIGGFCGSPVNFHAKDGSGYKFLGDIVVQLDKINPQVASRMVSAFSRWKRYDETRQALAKAQLEMIMSANGLSENVFEIASKSLAA; encoded by the exons GCTCCAGTTAGAAGCGGTTCTCTTTCGTTACGTAACTCAGCAAAGAGACTTACTCAATACACACCCTTTCTCATTACTTCCCAG GTTACGTGTTTGAGCAAGAATCGGTTTCTATCACACTCTGTTGAT CAAAGCAGCAGGAGGCTGATTTGTTCTGTTGCCACCGAAACAGTTCCGGATAAACTTGAAGATTCCAATATGGATGCACCTAAGGAAATATTTCTCAAGGACTACACCAAGCCTGACTACTATTTTGAAACT gtGGACCTAAGCTTCTCTCTTGGTGAAGAGAAAACAATTGTCAGCTCCACAATCAAGGTTACCCCTCGAGTTAAAG GATCTTCTGCTCCCTTGGTCTTGGATGGGCATGACTTGAAGCTACTTTCTGTCAAGGTGGAAGGGCAGCTTCTAAAG GAAGGGGATTACCAGTTGGACTCTCGTCATCTCACTCTGCCTTCACTGCCGGCCGAGGAGTCCTTTGTTCTGGAAATTGATACTGAGATATACCCTCAGAAGAATACTTCCCTTGAT GGGCTCTACAAGTCATCTGGGAACTTTTGCACACAATGTGAAGCAGAGGGTTTCCGGAAAATCACCTTTTACCAG GACCGTCCTGATATTATGGCGAAGTACACATGCCGTGTTGAAGCTGACAAGTCACTTTATCCTGTACTGTTGTCCAATggaaacctcatttctcaaggAGACATAGAG GGAGGTCGGCACTTTGCCTTATGGGAGGATCCATTCAAGAAGCCATGCTATCTATTTGCTCTGGTGGCTGGACAGCTAGCGAGCAGAGATGATACATTCACCACGCGCTCCGGTAGGGAGGTATCTCTGAAAATCTGGACTCCTGCAGAAGATCTACCAAAGACTGCTCATGCCATGTATTCTCTGAAGGCGGCCATGAAGTGGGATGAGGAT GTGTTCGGCCTTGAGTATGACTTGGATCTCTTCAACATTGTCGCCGTTCCAGATTTTAACAT GGGAGCCATGGAAAACAAAAGTTTAAAT ATTTTTAATTCGAAGCTTGTCCTGGCATCTCCGGAAACTGCAACAGATGCAGATTATGCTGCAATTTTGGGAGTTATTGGTCATGAA TACTTCCACAATTGGACAGGCAACAG GGTGACATGCCGTGACTGGTTCCAACTCAGTCTAAAGGAAGGTCTTACTGTCTTCCGTGACCAG GAGTTTTCATCTGACATGGGAAGCCGTACTGTAAAGCGCATTGCTGATGTTTCAAAGCTCAGGATCTATCAATTCCCGCAG GATGCTGGTCCGATGGCACATCCTGTTCGCCCACATTCATACATCAAG ATGGACAACTTTTACACAG TGACG GTTTATGAAAAG GGTGCTGAGGTTGTGAGGATGTACAAAACTCTACTAGGAAGTGAGGGTTTCCGAAAG GGCATTGATCTCTATTTTCAAAGACATGATGAGCAAGCTGTGACCTGTGAAGACTTCTTTGCTGCAATGCGTGATGCAAACAATGCAGATTTTGCTAATTTCTTGCAATG GTACTCTCAAGCTGGAACGCCAGTCGTCAAAGTGGCATCCTCTTACAATGCTGAAGCCCGTAccttctctttgaaattcaG TCAGGAGATACCCCCAACTCCAGGCCAGCCAACAAAAGAACCAACATTTATTCCAGTGGTTGTTGGTCTTCTGGACTCAAGTGGAAAAGACATTACACTCTCCTCTGTTTATCGTGATGGTACACTTCAGACCATTTCAAGCAGCAGCACTATACTTCGAGTGACTAAG aaagaagaagagttcGTGTTCTCTGATATATCCGAAAAACCTGTTCCGTCTCTATTTAGAGGATTCAGTGCCCCAGTTCGTGTTGAGACTGATCTCTCTGATGatgatctcttcttcctcctagCCCATGATTCAGATGAATTCAACCG GTGGGAGGCAGGTCAAGTTCTTGCAAGGAAGCTCATGGTGAACTTAGTTTCTGATTTCCAACAAAACAAACCATTGGTTCTAAACCCAAAATTCATTCAAGGTCTCGGTAGCGTGCTTTCTGACACAAGCTTGGACAAG GAATTTATCGCCAAGGCAATAACATTGCCTGGGGAGGGAGAGATTATGGATATGATGGCTGTGGCTGATCCTGATGCTGTCCATGCTGTTAGAAAGTTTGTTAGAAAGCAGCTTGCATCTGAACTTAAAGCTGAGCTTCTAAAGATT gtTGAGAACAATAGGAGCTCAGAAGCTTATGTCTTTGACCACCCAAACATGGCGAGGCGTGCTTTGAAGAACACAGCTCTAG CTTATCTTGCATCCCAGGATCCAGCATATGTGGAACTTGCATTGGGTGAATACAAGTCGGCGACCAATTTGACAGACCAAATTGCTGCATTGGCAGCTCTGGCACAAAAGCCGGGTAAAACCCGTGACGAGGTCCTTGCTGACTTCTATAACAAGTGGCAGGGCGATTACTTG GTTGTTAATAAGTGGTTCCTCCTTCAAGCATCATCCGACATTCCCGGGAATGTGGAGAATGTCAAGAAGCTTTTGGATCACCCAGCTTTTGATCTGCGCAATCCAAACAAG GTGTACTCGCTTATTGGAGGGTTCTGCGGATCTCCAGTGAATTTCCATGCAAAAGATGGATCAGGTTACAAGTTCTTGGGTGACATTGTTGTCCAGTTAGACAAAATCAATCCTCAG GTTGCTTCTCGTATGGTATCTGCGTTTTCAAGGTGGAAGCGCTATGATGAAACCCGACAAGCTCTGGCCAAG GCACAGTTGGAGATGATAATGTCAGCTAATGGATTATCCGAAAATGTCTTTGAGATTGCATCCAAGAGTTTGGCTGCTTGA